The sequence GAAGCTGGCGGCAGCCAGGGGGCCGCCTCCACCCCTTTCTCGTGATGCAGTGGGTGGAGGGCGTGTCCCTGTACGACTGGGCCCGGGTGCAGTGCCCCACCTCGCGCCAGGTGCTCCGCACCCTTGCCAGCCTCGCGCGAGCCTTGGAGGCCACGCATGCCGCAGGGGGAGTCCACAGGGATGTGAAGGGCGACAACATGCTCGTGAGCGCCGAGGACGGACAGGTGTTCCTGACCGACTTCGGCTCCGGGCACTACGGGGGCGCCGCCACGCTCACGTCGCCGCCGTTTCCTCCCGGGACGCCGCCCTACCGTTCCCCGGAGGCCTGGCGCTCCGTGAAGCTCCCCATCCCTCGGTCGGCCACGGCCTACGCGCCCGGTCCAATGGATGATGTCTTCGCGCTGGGGATGACCGCCTACCGGCTGGTGGCCGACGACTACCCTCCCACGCCAGCGTTGTTGGACGAGGCAGCCCACCTCTGGGGCCCGGAGGGTACGGGCCCGCAGCCTCCACGGGACGTCAACGTCCGGTGCTGCGCGGAACTGAGCAACCTGGTGTCTCGGATGCTCTCCGTGCGCCCCGAAGCGCGTGGCAGCGCCCGCGAGCTGGCCGAGGCGCTGGAGCAGGCCGCGCGGAAAGCGGGGCCGCAGGCGGATGTGCCTCTCTTCGCCCGGGAGGAATCCCAGCCCGTGGAGGCGAGTGGCCCAGCCCAGCACGTCGTGCATCGGAAGCCTGGGCGCACCCGCCGGTCCTGGCTCGTGGCAGCCAGCCTGGGAGGCGCAGTGGCGCTTGGAGCCGAATGGATGCTGAGCGCGCATCCCGAAGAGGAATTGGAGCAGGCGCACGCGTCAGCGCAGGAGGAGGAGTCGAAGGATGCCGGCACCGTGGCCGTCGGAGACACCGCCCTGACGGCCCCGATGCCTCTCGCTCGGGAGCCGTCTGCGTGGTCGGCCATCTCCGTAGATGTCCCCCCCAAGCCCCTCCCAGGACAGACACGGTCAGATGCCGCTGGGCGCTGTCCCAGCAGGACGCTGATTGCCATCAATGGTGGGTGCTGGACGAGGGTGGCTGTGAGCGTGAAGGACTGTGACGAGAACTATGGCTTCTACGTTTACAAAGGCGCGTGTTACGGCCCCGCCTTCCCACCGGCGCGCCCTTCCACGTCAGGTCCCGCGGACTCGGGTGATGACGCCCCGTAGCGCAGGGCGCGGTGGGCCGACCCGGCGCTCCAGGCCCAGCGCCCTGCGCACCTCGCCGTTCTCAGTGGCTCACTGACACAGCCGGCGGAGCCAGCGGCGTATGTTGTCCTTGTCCAGGGAGAACCAGCCGGTGCGCTCCTCGTAGAGGTGCGGCTCCAGCAGGTGCGCCAGCGCCCGGTACTGGGGGAAGTACACCTTCTTCGCGGTGTCGATGGCGTCCGGCCACTCGTCCAGGGTGAGCAGCAGCCGCTCTCCCTCCATCGGCTCGAAGGACACCTCTGGAAAGGAGAGCTTGTCGCGCAACACCTCAATGCCGCCGAGCTGCCCCAGCAGCGGCTGCCCCAGGAAGGTGAGCCAGTAGGCCCCTCGGGCCCGAGTGCCGATGACCCGGCTGGTCTCCCCCAGCCAATAGAGGTCCAGGCCCAGGTAGCGCCTCAGGTATTCGAGGAGCTGCATCCGAACGGCGTACCAGCTGCCCGGATGAGACACGAAGGCGAGGCTCGCATAGCCAAAGCTGAAGGGCAGCTCGCGACCGAGCTCCAGGGCCAGGGAGCGCAGGTGGCCGGAGCCATGCTCCTGGAGGTACTCGGTGGGAAACGAGAAGGACACCGCGCTGGTGGCGCCGTCGTCGTGGGAGAACATCGGGTCGTCGAGCTTCCGGCCGTTGTATTCGAAGAAGTAGCCGCCCGCTCCGCCCGGGGTCTCGGATAGCTCGACGTGCCATGCACCGCCCCCGGGACGCTCGAGTATCTGCTCGCGGATGTGCTCCCAGCCCGGGTCGTCGAGCGGGAGCATGTCTCCATCGTCCGAGACGTACCAGTTGAGCGACCCCGGAGGAATGGCCCGAACGTAGACCTGCAAGGCACGCCATACGGCGTGGGCCACTTCGCGGTGCGAGCGGCGCATGAAGAAGCAGAGGATGACGCCATCGCGGACCACCAGAGTGCCGTAATCGTTCCGCAAGCGAATGATGGGAATGTCCTCCCTCATGGAGTCACTCCCGTCTGTGGCGAGATCATCAGAGCTTCTCCCCCCAGTGCTTCTTTGTAGATTTCGCGCTGGTCGAAGCCGAAATAAGCGCTGGTCTTTCCATAACGCGTCCACCTCGGCTCATTGGTATCAGGGCAGGGAAACTTGAAGTCCAGCGTGAGCAGGGAGCGCAGCAGGTTGCCGCCCGCGTGAAGGACGAGGTCCGGTTTGATGGTGCGCCACAGCTCGCGGGTACACCTCTGGGCGATGAGGCGCGCCTCCTCTTCCCGGCTGACGCTCTCCAGCATCCGGGCATTGGGGTAATAGCGGTAGCGCTGCTCGAGGCTGAACTGCCCGGGCCACAGCTCCTCCAGCGCCTCGCGCGCGCACTGGAGTGCCACCTCGTGCTTCTGCTGCCCCAACTGCATGGCCCGGGTGACTCGCGCGCCGCAGCCGTCCACCTCCACCTCCTCGCCGCACTCCTGGCGGGTCGGGGCGCGGTTGCCGAAGTGGGAGGCATTGACGCGACGCTCGGCCAGTCGGGCGCACTCCACCAGGCGCTCTTGGAACTCCACCACCGCGAGGTCGCTCGTGAGCACGGTGACCAGGATGGGGACGAGTTCGACAAGCAGGGAGGCAACGGTACGGCTCGTGACGGGCGACAGCCCACCCGCGCCCCGGCCCACGGCGGCGGCATGGCGCAGGCGCCCGGCCGTCTCCGTGTCCACGAAGCGCAACTCTCCGTGTGGGGCGCGGTGGGGGCTGCCAGCACAGGCCGCGAGCAGTGCGCTGGCCAGCAGCAGCAGCACTGACTTCCCGCGCGAGGATGGGCGTGTGGGCATGTTCTCTTTCAAGAGGTCGCGCCTCTGGAGGGCGCGTCGGGAACTCCGCGAGCGGAGGGTAACAGGGCGCACGCTCCAAGAGCGCGGGCTGACGGAGCCCCGCGTGCGAGTAGTCTCGCGCCGCGCGGAGCGGACCGTGCCTCTGCTCGCGAGGCAGTCCATGCAGTCAGAGCACTTCAATCCAGCAGGCCTGCCCCCGGGCACGCGCATCGGCCCAGGGCGCCTGCGCGAGCCGCTGGGCCGGGGCGCCTATGGCGTCGTCTACCGCGCCGTGCTCGCCGAACAGGACGCCTCGGACTGCGGGGCCCTCAAGCTGGCCCTGCACCCGGACAATGCGCGCTTCCTTCGCGAAGCCGAGCTGCTCTCCCGCCTCCAGCACCCGGCCGTGCCCCGCCTCCGGGACCAGGGGCAGTGGCTGTCCCCCACGGGCGCGGCCCACGCGTGGCTCGCCATGGAGCTCGTCGAGGGCACCTCGCTCTATGACTGGGCGCTCGCTCAGCGCCCCTCCTCCCGCCAG comes from Pyxidicoccus trucidator and encodes:
- a CDS encoding protein kinase domain-containing protein translates to MQSEHFNPAGLPPGTRIGPGRLREPLGRGAYGVVYRAVLAEQDASDCGALKLALHPDNARFLREAELLSRLQHPAVPRLRDQGQWLSPTGAAHAWLAMELVEGTSLYDWALAQRPSSRQVLRVLAQLARALAATHAAGGVHRDGAP
- a CDS encoding serine/threonine-protein kinase, translating into MGTYGAVYRAFDAEGELGPVALKLALRPGDERFAREVELLSRVRHPSVPRLVGHGSWRQPGGRLHPFLVMQWVEGVSLYDWARVQCPTSRQVLRTLASLARALEATHAAGGVHRDVKGDNMLVSAEDGQVFLTDFGSGHYGGAATLTSPPFPPGTPPYRSPEAWRSVKLPIPRSATAYAPGPMDDVFALGMTAYRLVADDYPPTPALLDEAAHLWGPEGTGPQPPRDVNVRCCAELSNLVSRMLSVRPEARGSARELAEALEQAARKAGPQADVPLFAREESQPVEASGPAQHVVHRKPGRTRRSWLVAASLGGAVALGAEWMLSAHPEEELEQAHASAQEEESKDAGTVAVGDTALTAPMPLAREPSAWSAISVDVPPKPLPGQTRSDAAGRCPSRTLIAINGGCWTRVAVSVKDCDENYGFYVYKGACYGPAFPPARPSTSGPADSGDDAP
- a CDS encoding type VI immunity family protein, translated to MREDIPIIRLRNDYGTLVVRDGVILCFFMRRSHREVAHAVWRALQVYVRAIPPGSLNWYVSDDGDMLPLDDPGWEHIREQILERPGGGAWHVELSETPGGAGGYFFEYNGRKLDDPMFSHDDGATSAVSFSFPTEYLQEHGSGHLRSLALELGRELPFSFGYASLAFVSHPGSWYAVRMQLLEYLRRYLGLDLYWLGETSRVIGTRARGAYWLTFLGQPLLGQLGGIEVLRDKLSFPEVSFEPMEGERLLLTLDEWPDAIDTAKKVYFPQYRALAHLLEPHLYEERTGWFSLDKDNIRRWLRRLCQ